A part of Rhodamnia argentea isolate NSW1041297 chromosome 8, ASM2092103v1, whole genome shotgun sequence genomic DNA contains:
- the LOC115727943 gene encoding cucumisin-like: MTTQMAPLSKLLLMSFISCVVQVYVVYMGGLPKQADFLATSVHTSMLQEVIGSHASESLVHSYSRSFHGFAARLTEDEVAEIAGMEGVVSVFPSERHQLQTTRSWDFLGFSQSLQRLPTESDLIVGMFDSGIWPESDSFSDKGFGPPPTKWKGTCQTSNFTCNDKIIGAKYYRQNTTHLPGDLASPRDTEGHGTHTSSTAAGGLVSGTSLFGLGSGTARGGVPSARIAMYKVCWADGCYDADILAAFDDAIADGVDIISISISPFVAHNYFENSIAIGSFHAMKHGILTSAAAGNSGPKPATTTNFSPWFLSVAASTIDRKFVNKVLLGNGKSYEGVSINTFDLNNTMYPLIYGGDVPNIAQGFNSTRSRCVSDSLNSALVKGKIVLCDALTSADAALTAGATGSIMRNLGSTDVAFTFPVPASFLNAADGSEVSHYLNSTRNPTATIFKSTETKDVLAPAVVSFSSRGPNPITSDILKPDLTAPGVDILAAWPPASTMTESSGDPRRVSYNIVSGTSMACPHATGVAAYVKAIHPMWSPAAIKSALMTTASPMSPLRNTDAEFAYGAGHINPSKAADPGLVYDAEEADYVQFLCGQGYNASSLRLVTGDQSSCSDVKNATVWGLNLPSFALSTQTKGSNITGVFHRTVTNVGSPNSTYKATVTAPRGFNIHVEPQTLAFESVLQKQSFVVTVEAILEAGMISASLVWDDGVHQVRSPIVAFLVSS, encoded by the exons ATGACTACTCAAATGGCCCCTCTTTCAAAGCTTCTCCTGATGAGTTTCATCAGCTGTGTTGT ACAGGTTTATGTGGTGTACATGGGCGGACTTCCCAAACAAGCAGACTTCTTGGCGACGTCGGTGCACACCAGCATGCTACAAGAAGTAATTGGCAG TCACGCATCGGAGTCGTTAGTGCACAGCTATTCGAGGAGCTTCCACGGATTCGCTGCCAGACTCACTGAAGACGAAGTTGCAGAAATCGCAG GAATGGAAGGAGTAGTGTCGGTGTTCCCAAGTGAGAGGCATCAACTACAAACGACGAGGTCATGGGATTTCCTGGGCTTCTCTCAGAGCCTGCAAAGACTACCGACTGAGAGTGACCTCATTGTTGGAATGTTTGATTCGGGCATTTGGCCTGAAAGTGACAGCTTTAGCGACAAAGGGTTTGGCCCTCCTCCAACCAAATGGAAGGGCACTTGCCAAACCTCCAACTTCACTTGCAATGA TAAAATCATTGGAGCCAAATACTACCGGCAAAACACGACACATTTACCAGGGGATTTAGCTTCGCCTAGGGACACCGAGGGTCACGGAACTCACACTTCGTCGACAGCAGCCGGTGGCTTGGTAAGCGGAACGAGCCTATTTGGCCTCGGCTCTGGGACAGCCCGAGGAGGAGTCCCTTCTGCCCGCATCGCCATGTACAAAGTGTGCTGGGCTGATGGCTGCTACGACGCGGACATACTTGCCGCGTTCGATGATGCCATCGCCGACGGAGTGGAcatcatctccatctccatcagcCCATTTGTCGCCCACAATTACTTTGAGAACTCAATCGCAATCGGATCTTTCCACGCGATGAAGCATGGCATACTCACATCAGCGGCGGCAGGGAACTCTGGCCCTAAACCGGCGACTACCACTAATTTTTCTCCTTGGTTTCTCTCGGTCGCAGCTAGCACGATAGATCGAAAGTTCGTCAACAAAGTTCTATTAGGAAACGGAAAGTCTTATGAG GGAGTCTCAATCAACACTTTCGACCTCAACAACACGATGTATCCCCTGATATATGGAGGAGATGTCCCAAATATTGCACAAGGATTTAATTCGACCAGATCAAGGTGTGTGTCT GATTCTCTGAACAGCGCTTTGGTGAAGGGTAAGATCGTCTTGTGTGATGCACTCACTTCCGCGGACGCCGCACTAACAGCGGGCGCCACCGGCTCAATAATGCGAAACTTGGGAAGCACGGATGTGGCGTTTACCTTCCCAGTGCCTGCCTCCTTCTTGAACGCTGCGGACGGGAGTGAAGTTTCTCACTACCTGAACTCAACTAG AAACCCTACAGCAACCATATTTAAGAGCACAGAGACCAAAGATGTGTTGGCTCCGGCGGTTGTTTCGTTTTCGTCGAGAGGCCCAAACCCAATCACCAGTGACATTCTCAAG CCTGATCTCACGGCCCCAGGCGTGGACATTCTAGCAGCGTGGCCCCCGGCTTCGACCATGACCGAGTCATCGGGCGACCCAAGGCGCGTTTCTTACAATATAGTTTCCGGCACATCCATGGCTTGCCCCCACGCCACAGGAGTGGCCGCTTACGTCAAAGCGATACATCCGATGTGGTCTCCGGCAGCTATTAAGTCAGCCCTGATGACAACAG CTTCTCCAATGAGTCCTCTCAGGAATACCGACGCTGAGTTCGCATACGGAGCTGGTCACATTAACCCCTCGAAAGCAGCGGACCCAGGTTTAGTGTATGATGCCGAGGAGGCAGATTATGTGCAATTCTTGTGCGGACAAGGTTACAACGCCAGCAGCCTAAGACTCGTCACCGGCGACCAAAGCAGCTGCTCCGACGTAAAAAATGCAACCGTGTGGGGCTTGAATTTACCTAGTTTCGCGCTGTCGACTCAGACCAAAGGCTCCAATATCACAGGAGTCTTCCACAGGACCGTTACTAACGTAGGCAGCCCGAATTCCACTTACAAGGCCACCGTGACGGCTCCACGAGGGTTCAACATTCATGTCGAACCACAAACCCTCGCGTTCGAATCCGTCCTACAGAAGCAGAGTTTCGTGGTGACGGTGGAGGCCATCTTGGAAGCGGGAATGATTTCTGCGTCTCTGGTGTGGGATGATGGTGTTCATCAAGTGAGGAGTCCGATAGTTGCATTCCTGGTTTCCTCCTAG